A section of the Pueribacillus theae genome encodes:
- a CDS encoding AMP-binding protein — translation MQDVLKRSWPKDLSQTLVYRGGEKPLHEYLNQNAKERPNDTAYIFYGNEITWNQLNDDTNRLVHFLKKKGIKKGDCIALFMQNCPQYLIGHYAIQKLGAIVVPLNPMYKEAELEYLVNEVSIKAIISGQELYERIRNVSGKIPSVEFVLTTNYADYLPNENDITMPLPDELKLKKRNIKNTFDFIEIIKQHNPLDETAEIDLWEDVGLMVFTSGTTGRPKAAMLTYGNALFKTATIVQTKNYNEETRTTAISPLCHIAGMLMGVNIPVYSGCQTVLFTRFDAEAAITAIEKYKINSWYTVATMNVAILNHPGVEKRDLSSLKTNFATSFGIPVNKQLADDWSKLTGGCILCESSYGLSETHTADTFMPIDKIKFGTCGIPTYDTEIRIVDIETGKDLPPGKQGEIAVKNKGVFKGYFNRPDATLETLRDGWVFTGDIGMIDEDGYLYFNGRIKEMIKSSGYSVFPEDVEALMKEHEAILQVAAVGVPDTVRGESVKAFIVLKPKYKGKITESAIIEWAKQKMAAYKYPRKVEFRDSLPATSSGKVLRRLLKEE, via the coding sequence ATGCAAGATGTACTAAAAAGAAGCTGGCCTAAAGATTTATCACAAACATTAGTATACCGTGGCGGAGAAAAACCTTTGCACGAATACTTAAATCAGAACGCAAAGGAACGTCCTAATGATACAGCCTATATATTTTATGGAAATGAAATCACATGGAATCAATTAAATGATGATACAAATCGTCTCGTTCATTTTTTAAAAAAGAAAGGTATAAAAAAAGGCGATTGCATTGCCTTGTTTATGCAAAATTGCCCCCAATATCTTATCGGGCATTATGCGATTCAGAAACTGGGAGCCATTGTTGTTCCGTTAAACCCAATGTATAAAGAAGCTGAATTAGAATATTTGGTCAACGAGGTTTCCATAAAGGCGATTATTTCCGGCCAAGAACTTTATGAAAGAATTCGTAATGTAAGTGGAAAAATCCCATCCGTTGAATTTGTTCTGACAACAAATTACGCGGATTATCTTCCAAATGAAAATGACATAACGATGCCGCTTCCAGATGAACTTAAGCTAAAAAAACGGAATATTAAAAACACATTTGACTTTATTGAAATCATTAAGCAACATAACCCATTGGATGAAACGGCAGAAATCGATCTTTGGGAAGATGTTGGTTTGATGGTATTTACCTCCGGTACAACAGGAAGACCGAAAGCAGCTATGTTAACTTACGGCAATGCCTTATTTAAAACGGCTACAATCGTACAAACAAAAAATTACAATGAAGAAACGAGAACAACTGCTATTTCTCCTCTTTGCCATATTGCTGGAATGTTAATGGGTGTAAATATCCCCGTTTATAGCGGTTGCCAAACGGTTTTATTTACAAGGTTTGATGCTGAGGCTGCCATTACAGCCATCGAAAAGTATAAAATCAATTCGTGGTATACGGTCGCGACAATGAACGTTGCTATCCTAAATCACCCGGGTGTTGAAAAAAGAGATTTGTCCTCATTAAAAACTAACTTTGCAACAAGCTTCGGCATTCCGGTGAATAAGCAGCTTGCGGATGATTGGTCAAAACTCACCGGCGGATGTATCCTTTGTGAATCGTCTTACGGGCTAAGTGAAACACATACCGCCGACACATTTATGCCGATCGATAAGATTAAATTTGGAACGTGTGGCATTCCTACATATGATACGGAAATCCGGATCGTAGACATTGAAACAGGAAAAGATTTGCCGCCAGGAAAACAGGGAGAAATTGCAGTTAAAAATAAAGGTGTTTTCAAAGGATATTTCAATCGGCCGGATGCCACGTTGGAAACACTTCGAGACGGATGGGTCTTTACCGGTGACATTGGGATGATTGATGAAGATGGCTATTTATATTTTAATGGCCGAATAAAGGAAATGATAAAATCGTCAGGCTATAGTGTATTCCCTGAAGATGTTGAGGCATTAATGAAGGAACATGAGGCAATTTTACAAGTAGCAGCTGTTGGTGTGCCTGATACGGTCAGAGGTGAAAGCGTAAAAGCTTTCATCGTATTAAAGCCGAAATATAAAGGTAAAATCACTGAATCTGCCATCATCGAGTGGGCAAAACAGAAAATGGCTGCATATAAATATCCGCGGAAAGTAGAATTTAGAGACAGCTTGCCTGCGACGAGTTCCGGGAAAGTTTTGCGAAGATTATTAAAAGAAGAATAA